A section of the Chryseobacterium ginsenosidimutans genome encodes:
- a CDS encoding DUF2306 domain-containing protein, whose translation MLSAKKNISNTLKILLIIGFGYFFRLMLKITLEYVPLQTDVSFLMIKQTEVGQRSEYLYFFYTHVYTSIFVLLSGFLAILRKNFGLKNFHKNAGKVYIFLILIFAAPSGIYMGIFANGGILSKISFVVLGCLWWFSTFKAYQLARQKKFKEHKQWMWRSFALTLSAITLRMWKVIIVYLFHPNPMDVYQIIAWLGWIPNIIIIEYLITKKHI comes from the coding sequence ATGCTTTCAGCCAAAAAAAATATTTCAAATACACTTAAAATCCTTTTAATAATCGGGTTTGGGTATTTTTTTAGGCTAATGCTTAAAATCACGCTGGAATATGTTCCTTTACAAACGGATGTGAGTTTTTTAATGATCAAGCAAACGGAAGTTGGACAAAGATCAGAATATCTCTACTTTTTCTATACTCATGTTTACACAAGTATTTTTGTTTTATTAAGTGGATTTTTAGCTATTCTCAGAAAAAATTTTGGATTAAAAAATTTCCATAAAAACGCGGGAAAGGTTTATATTTTTCTCATTTTGATTTTTGCTGCTCCGTCGGGAATTTATATGGGTATTTTCGCCAATGGGGGCATTTTATCTAAAATTTCGTTCGTTGTGTTGGGATGCTTATGGTGGTTTTCAACCTTTAAAGCGTATCAATTGGCAAGGCAGAAAAAATTTAAGGAACACAAGCAATGGATGTGGCGCAGTTTTGCCTTGACCTTATCTGCCATTACTTTGAGAATGTGGAAAGTAATTATTGTATATTTATTCCATCCGAATCCGATGGATGTTTATCAGATCATTGCGTGGCTCGGTTGGATTCCCAATATTATTATAATTGAATATTTAATCACAAAAAAACATATATGA